The window CCTGAACACGCTGTACGGCACCATCATCGACAGCGCACCCAATTTCCCCGGCGCGGACCAGTCCAATGTCTGCATCTTCGCCGACCGCGAAGTGGACCGCTCGCCCACCGGCACCGGCACCTCGGGCCGCGCCGCCCAGCTGTTCCTGCGCGGGCAATTGGCGCTGAACCAGCCCTACGTCAATGGCAGCATCGTCGGTAGCAACTTCGGCGTGCGCGTGACCGCCGCCACCCAGGTCGGCCCCTTCGAGGGCGCGCTCACCGAGGTCAGCGGCTACGCCCACATCATGAGTACCAACCAATGGGTGCTGGAACAATCCGATCCTTTCCCGACCGGCTTCTTCCTGCGCTGACCTACAGGACCACGCATGCACATTCTCGATCCCCGTCAGACCGCCCAGGCCCTGCCGTATGCCGCGCTGGTCGATGCGCTGGCGCGCGCCACGCAGGAACTGGCCGATGGCCGCATCCGCGCCCCCGAGCGCCAGGTGGTTCCCATCGATGCCGCCAGCGTGCTGCTGGGCATGCCCGCCATTGCCGATGACCTGTCCGTGACCAAGCTCATCACGGTGCACGCCGATAACGCCCGTCACCAACTGCCCGCCATCCAGGGCGAGGTGATTGCCTTCGAGACGCAGACCGGTCGCCGCCTGGCCCTCATGGATGGCCCCACCGTCACCGCTCGCCGCACCGCCGCCATGAGCATGCTGGGCATTCGCACGCTGTTGCCGCGCCAGCCGCAATCGGCGCTGCTGATCGGCACCGGCGTACAGTCGGCCGCGCATGCCGATGCGCTGGTGGAGTTCTTCGGCGTGCGCCAGTTCTGGATCGTCGCGCGCGATCTTGCTCGCACCCAGGCCTTCTGCCGCGCCTTGAGCGAACGTCATCCGCAGGCAGTGGCCAGTCCGCTGCCGGCGCAGATGCTGCAACAGGATCTGCCGCATACCGATGTGGTGATTGCCCTGACCACCTCGCGCAGCGCCGTCATCCCCGAGCACATCGCGGCCGATACGCTGGCCATCGGCGTGGGCGCCTTCAAGCCGGATATGGTGGAATTTCCCGCCAGCCTGCTGCATGCGCGCCGCATCGTGGTCGATGACCTCGCCGGTGCGCACCATGAAGCAGGGGACCTGATCCAGGCTGGCGTGGACTGGTCCGGCGTGGTGGCCATCGCCGATGTGGTGGCTGGTCGTGCTCCCGCTGCAGCGCTGGCCAGCGGCGCTGCGCTGCCAGTCTTCAAGACCGTCGGCCAGGCCGCCTGGGACCTGGCCGCCGCCCGCGTGATGCGAGCGACGCTGGGCCTGTGATACCAAGCCGGATGCGCGAGAGATCGCGCTCTTTTTTTATCCGCCGGTTTTCTTCTTTCCGCTCTTCTTGCTTTTGTTTTTCTGCTTTTTGTTTTTTCTTATTTTTCTTATAAATCACCGTCCCACAGGAGACACCGCTTCATGGACATTTTCATCCAGCAGATCATCAACGGATTGGTGCTAGGCAGCATGTACGCACTGATCGCCCTGGGCTACACCATGGTGTATGGGGTGCTGAACCTGATCAACTTCGCCCACGGCGACATCCTGATGGTGGGTGCGATGGTCGGCCTGTCGCTGCTCAAAGTGGTGCAGCAGGTGGCGCCCGGCCTGCCAGGCATCGTGCAGCTGGTCATCGCCATCGTCGGCGCCATTCCGGTGTGTATCGTGGTGAGCCTGCTCATCGAACGCATCGCCTATCGTCCCCTGCGCAACGCCCCGCGCCTGGCCCCGCTGATCACGGCCATCGGCGTGTCCATCCTGTTGCAGACCTTGGCCATGATGATCTGGGGCCGCAGCCCCTTGCCCTTCCCGCAGGTCATGCCGTCGGACCCGGTGCATATCGCAGGCGCCCTCATTTCGCCCACGCAGATCATGCTGCTGGCGCTGGCCGTGCTGGCCATGGTGGGCCTGGTGCTGATCGTGGAAAAGACCAAGATGGGCCGCGCCATGCGCGCCACCGCCGAGAATCCACGCATCGCCGGCTTGATGGGCGTGGACGCCAACAAGGTCATCGTGGTCACCTTTGCCATCGGCGCCGGCCTGGCCGCCATTGCCGGGGTCATGTGGGCGGCCAACTATTCCACCGCGCAATTCGCCATGGGCTTCGTGCCGGGCCTGAAGGCCTTCTCGGCCGCCGTGCTGGGCGGCATCGGCAACATCTACGGCGCCATGCTGGGCGGCATCCTGCTGGGCCTGATCGAAAGCCTGGGCGCGGGCTACATCGGCGACCTGACCGGCAACTTCCTGGGCAGCAACTACCAGGACATCTTTGCCTTCATCGTGCTCATCATCGTGCTGACCCTGCGTCCCTCGGGGATCATGGGCGAGCGCGTCGCTGACCGCGCCTGAGCCTGGCCTATCCTCCAGTCATCCACACCTTTATAGAACCAGAAGAGAAGACCTATGGCTCTCCTAACTTTCGACATGAAGCGCAATCCCCAGCAAGCCCGCATCAGCCTCTTGCTGCTGCTGGCCCTGATGATCGTGTTTCCCTTCGTGGCCCAGCAGTTCGGCAATTCCTGGGTGCGCATCATGGACGTGGCGCTGCTCTACATCATGCTGGCTCTGGGCCTGAACGTGGTGGTGGGCTTTGCTGGCCTGCTGGACCTGGGCTACATCGCCTTCTACGCCATCGGTGCGTATAGCGCGGGCTTGCTGGCCTCGCCGCAGTTTGCGGCGGTCATCGAGTCCTTCGTCAACACCTATCCCAGCGTCGGCAACTTCCTGGTGTGGCTGTGCGGTCCCGAGATCGTGCAGAACGGCATCCACCTCTCGCTGTGGCTGATCGTGCCGATCTCGGCCTTTCTGGCTGCGCTCTTCGGTGCGCTGCTGGGAGCGCCGACCCTGAAGCTGCGCGGCGACTACCTCGCCATCGTGACGCTGGGCTTTGGCGAGATCATCCGCATCTTCATGAACAACCTCAACGCCCCGGTCAACATCACCAACGGGCCGCAGGGCATCAACCTGATCGATCCGATCAAGGTGTTCGGCGTCTCGCTGGCCGGTGAGCCCGGCTCGGGCTCGATGGTCAAGGTCTTCGGCATGAGCATGCCCTCGGTCAATGCCTATTACTTCCTGTTCCTGCTGTTGTGCATCGGCGTGATCTTCTTCTCGGTGCGGCTGCAGGATTCGCGCCTGGGCCGGGCCTGGGTCGCCATCCGCGAAGACGAGATCGCCGCCAAGGCGATGGGCATCAACACCCGCAACGTCAAGCTGCTGGCCTTCGCCATGGGCGCGTCCTTTGGCGGCGTGGCCGGGGCCATGTTCGGCGCCTTCCAGGGCTTCGTCTCGCCGGAATCGTTCTCGCTGACCGAATCCATCGCCGTGCTGGCCATGGTGGTGCTGGGCGGCATCGGCCACATTCCTGGCGTGGTGCTGGGCGGCGTGATCCTGGCGGCGCTGCCGGAAGTGCTGCGTCACGTGGTGGAGCCGGTGCAGATGGCCATCTTCGGGAAGGTCTGGATCGATGCCGAAGTGCTGCGCCAGCTGCTCTACGGCCTGGCCATGGTAGTGATCATGCTGACCCGCCCGGCCGGCCTGTGGCCCTCGCCGCGCCATGAAGACCGCCCCGAAGCGGACCATACCCAAGTCGGCACGACCGGCGAAGTCAAAGCCTAAGCAGGAGAGAACAAGATGAGCCAGACACTGCTCAAGATCCGCGACGTCAGCAAGCGCTTCGGCGGCCTGCAAGCCTTGAACGGCGTGGGCATCACTATCGAGCGCGGCCAGATCTATGGCCTGATCGGCCCCAATGGCGCGGGCAAGACCACCTTCTTCAACGTCATCACCGGTTTGTATCAACCCGACACCGGCACCTTCGAACTGGACGGCAAGCCCTATTCGCCCAGCGCCCCGCATGAAGTGGCCAAGGCCGGCATTGCCCGCACCTTCCAGAACATCCGCCTGTTCGGCGAGATGACCGTGCTGGAAAACGTGATGGTGGGCTGCCATGTGCGTACCAGACAGAACGTCTTCGGCGCCGTGTTCCGCCACAAGGCCGCCCGTGAAGAGGAAGCGGCCATCCGCGAGAAATCGCAGAAGCTGCTGGACTTCGTGGGCATCGGCCAGTTCGCCAAGCGCACCGCGCGGCACCTGTCGTATGGCGACCAGCGCCGCCTGGAGATCGCCCGCGCCTTGGCGACCGATCCGCAACTGCTGGCGCTGGACGAACCGGCCGCCGGCATGAACGCCACCGAGAAGCTGGGCCTGCGCGAGCTGCTGGTGAAGATCCAGGCCGAGGGCAAGACCATCCTGCTGATCGAACACGACGTCAAGCTGATGATGGGCCTGTGCAACCGCATCACGGTGCTGGACTACGGCAAGCCCATTGCCGAAGGCGTGCCGGCCGATGTGCAGAAGAACCCGGCGGTGATTGAGGCCTATTTGGGTGCGGGACATTAAATGAGGGGGCGTAGCTGTGTCAGTTGCGTCGCTACGTACCGTTCGTCCTGAGTAGCGGCGCAGCCGCGTATCGAAGCCTGTCCTGAGCCTGCCGAAGGGGCGCGCAGGTGCGTCTTCGATACGCGGCAAAGCCGCTACTCAGTCCGAACGGTAGTGGATTAATTTCAGTACAGCCTCCAAGCAGAGAGCACAGAACATGACAACCAACATTCTTAAAGTCCAACAACTGAGCGTGGCCTATGGCGGCATCCAGGCCGTCAAGGGGATTGACCTGGAGGTCAATGAAGGCGAACTGGTCACGCTGATCGGCGCCAACGGCGCGGGCAAGACCACCACCCTCAAGGCCATCACCGGCACGCTGCCGGCCAGCCGTGTCGAGGGGCATATCGAGTATCTGGGCCAGCCGCTCAAGGGCAAGAAGTCCTTCGAGCTGGTCAAGGACAAGCTGGCGATGGTGCCGGAAGGGCGGGGCGTCTTCACGCGCATGAGCATCCAGGAAAACCTGTTGATGGGCGCCTACACCAGCGATGACAAGGGCCAGATCGCGGCCGATATCGACAAGTGGTTCGCGGTCTTCCCGCGCCTGAAGGAGCGCGCGGCGCAGATGGCGGGTACGCTCTCGGGCGGCGAACAGCAGATGCTGGCGATGGCGCGGGCGCTGATGAGCCATCCCAAGCTGCTGTTGCTGGATGAACCGTCGATGGGCTTGTCGCCGATCATGGTGGAGAAGATCTTCGAGGTGATCCGCAATGTGTCGGCGCAGGGCATCACCATCCTGCTGGTGGAGCAGAACGCCAAGCTGGCGCTGGAGGCGGCGCATCGCGGTTACGTGATGGAGTCGGGCCTGATCACCATGCAGGGGCAGGCGCAGCAGATGCTGGATGATCCGCGGGTGAAGGCGGCTTATCTCGGTGAAGGCTGAGTTGTATCGCAGCCCGGGCCGCACCACGCCGCAACCGCAAGGTCTGCGGCGTTTTTTTCGGCGGCGCTGCACGGCCCGCGCAGGCGCGCCGGGACTGGATGGGCTGGCCGCATCGTGTCCTTGTGGAAAATATAAGATGTTATAAATCAATATTGCCAAATTTAATATTGGTTATATAGATGAAATACAGAATTAATATTGGTTGTTAGCACATAGAATCCGGTTGCCCAATTCCACCCATTTTCCTGCTCCAGACCATGACCCACGTCGCTTCTGCCGCTGTCGCGGCCCCCTTCGGCGGTTTCCAGGCCGAACTGCTGCCCACCCCCAGCCCCCTGCGCGCCGCCATCACCGCCGCCTACCGCCGCGATGAGCGCGAGGCCGTACAGTGGCTGTTGCAGCAGGTGCAGGAAGAACAACCCTGGAAGGACGCCACCCAGCAACTGGCCAGGAAGCTGGTGCAGCAGGTGCGCGAGAAGCGTACCCGTTCTTCCGGCGTGGATGCGCTGATGCATGAATTCTCGCTGTCTTCCGAAGAAGGCGTGGCGCTGATGTGCCTGGCCGAAGCGCTTCTGCGCATCCCCGACCGCCAGACCGCCGACCGTCTGATCGCCGACAAGATCAGCAAGGGCGACTGGCGCAAGCACCTCGGCGAATCACCGTCGCTGTTCGTCAATGCCGCCACCTGGGGTCTGCTGATCACCGGCAAGCTGGTCTCCACCAGCAGCGAGAGCGGCCTCACGCAAGCCATCACGCGCTTGATCGGCAAGGGCGGCGAACCGCTCATCCGCAAGGGTGTGGACCTGGCCATGCGCATGCTGGGCAACCAGTTCGTGACCGGCCAGACCATTGAAGAAGCGCTGGACAACAGCCGCGAGAATGAAAAGCGCGGCTATCGCTATTCCTACGACATGCTGGGCGAAGCGGCGCTGACCATGCACGACGCCGATGCCTACTACCAGTCCTACGAGAGCGCCATCCACGCCATCGGCCGCGCCTCCAATGGACGCGGCATCAAGGATGGCCCCGGCATTTCGGTCAAGCTCTCGGCCCTGCATCCGCGCTATTCACGCGCCCAGCATGCACGCGTGATGAGCGAACTGCTGCCGCGCCTGAAGCAGTTGCTGCTGCTGGCCAAGCAATACGACATCGGCCTGAACATCGATGCCGAAGAAGCCGATCGCCTGGAGCTGTCGCTGGACATGATGGAAGTGCTGGTGGCCGATCCCGACCTGGCCGGCTTCGACGGCCTGGGCTTCGTGGTGCAGGGCTACCAGAAGCGCTGCCCCTTCGTCATCGACTACCTGGTCGATCTGGCGCGCCGCAACGGTCGCCGCCTGATGATCCGCCTGGTCAAGGGCGCCTATTGGGACAGCGAAATCAAGCGCGCCCAGGTCGATGGCCTGGAAGGCTACCCGGTCTATACCCGCAAGGTGCATACCGACCTGTCCTACCTGACCTGCGCGCAGAAGCTGCTGGCCGCCACCGATGTGATCTATCCGCAGTTCGCCACGCACAATGCCCATACGCTGGCCGCCATCTATCACTGGGCCAGACAGCACCAGATCGACAACTACGAATTCCAGTGCCTGCACGGCATGGGCGAGACGCTCTACGACCAGGTGGTCGGCCCCGACAATCTGGGCAAGGCCTGCCGCGTCTATGCCCCGGTCGGCTCGCACCAGACCCTGCTGGCCTACCTGGTGCGCCGTCTGCTGGAAAATGGCGCGAACTCTTCCTTCGTCAACCAGATCGTCGATGAGGCCGTGCCGCTGGATCGCCTGGTGGGCGACCCTATCGAGACCGTACGCGCCCAGGGCGGCCTGCCGCATCCGGCCATCGCCGTGCCGCATCGCCTCTATGGCGAGGAGCGCAAGAATTCCGCCGGCATCGATCTCTCCAACGAAGATCGCCTGCAGCAATTGGGGCAACTGTTCATCTCCATGGCGGATCGCCAATGGCAGGCCGCGCCGCTGC is drawn from Herbaspirillum seropedicae and contains these coding sequences:
- a CDS encoding branched-chain amino acid ABC transporter permease, with amino-acid sequence MDIFIQQIINGLVLGSMYALIALGYTMVYGVLNLINFAHGDILMVGAMVGLSLLKVVQQVAPGLPGIVQLVIAIVGAIPVCIVVSLLIERIAYRPLRNAPRLAPLITAIGVSILLQTLAMMIWGRSPLPFPQVMPSDPVHIAGALISPTQIMLLALAVLAMVGLVLIVEKTKMGRAMRATAENPRIAGLMGVDANKVIVVTFAIGAGLAAIAGVMWAANYSTAQFAMGFVPGLKAFSAAVLGGIGNIYGAMLGGILLGLIESLGAGYIGDLTGNFLGSNYQDIFAFIVLIIVLTLRPSGIMGERVADRA
- a CDS encoding ABC transporter ATP-binding protein — its product is MSQTLLKIRDVSKRFGGLQALNGVGITIERGQIYGLIGPNGAGKTTFFNVITGLYQPDTGTFELDGKPYSPSAPHEVAKAGIARTFQNIRLFGEMTVLENVMVGCHVRTRQNVFGAVFRHKAAREEEAAIREKSQKLLDFVGIGQFAKRTARHLSYGDQRRLEIARALATDPQLLALDEPAAGMNATEKLGLRELLVKIQAEGKTILLIEHDVKLMMGLCNRITVLDYGKPIAEGVPADVQKNPAVIEAYLGAGH
- a CDS encoding ABC transporter permease subunit, whose protein sequence is MALLTFDMKRNPQQARISLLLLLALMIVFPFVAQQFGNSWVRIMDVALLYIMLALGLNVVVGFAGLLDLGYIAFYAIGAYSAGLLASPQFAAVIESFVNTYPSVGNFLVWLCGPEIVQNGIHLSLWLIVPISAFLAALFGALLGAPTLKLRGDYLAIVTLGFGEIIRIFMNNLNAPVNITNGPQGINLIDPIKVFGVSLAGEPGSGSMVKVFGMSMPSVNAYYFLFLLLCIGVIFFSVRLQDSRLGRAWVAIREDEIAAKAMGINTRNVKLLAFAMGASFGGVAGAMFGAFQGFVSPESFSLTESIAVLAMVVLGGIGHIPGVVLGGVILAALPEVLRHVVEPVQMAIFGKVWIDAEVLRQLLYGLAMVVIMLTRPAGLWPSPRHEDRPEADHTQVGTTGEVKA
- a CDS encoding delta(1)-pyrroline-2-carboxylate reductase family protein, with protein sequence MHILDPRQTAQALPYAALVDALARATQELADGRIRAPERQVVPIDAASVLLGMPAIADDLSVTKLITVHADNARHQLPAIQGEVIAFETQTGRRLALMDGPTVTARRTAAMSMLGIRTLLPRQPQSALLIGTGVQSAAHADALVEFFGVRQFWIVARDLARTQAFCRALSERHPQAVASPLPAQMLQQDLPHTDVVIALTTSRSAVIPEHIAADTLAIGVGAFKPDMVEFPASLLHARRIVVDDLAGAHHEAGDLIQAGVDWSGVVAIADVVAGRAPAAALASGAALPVFKTVGQAAWDLAAARVMRATLGL
- a CDS encoding ABC transporter ATP-binding protein, giving the protein MTTNILKVQQLSVAYGGIQAVKGIDLEVNEGELVTLIGANGAGKTTTLKAITGTLPASRVEGHIEYLGQPLKGKKSFELVKDKLAMVPEGRGVFTRMSIQENLLMGAYTSDDKGQIAADIDKWFAVFPRLKERAAQMAGTLSGGEQQMLAMARALMSHPKLLLLDEPSMGLSPIMVEKIFEVIRNVSAQGITILLVEQNAKLALEAAHRGYVMESGLITMQGQAQQMLDDPRVKAAYLGEG